Proteins from a single region of Paenibacillus sp. BIHB 4019:
- a CDS encoding YolD-like family protein has translation MSKKLSDNGIWESSRMIISEHRERILDHYRELAEKEKPILYEDEREVIYARISESYEHKISITLVLFDRYEDTRVIGVIERIDAINKRVRVDGEWFFVNEVIAAE, from the coding sequence ATGAGTAAGAAATTAAGCGATAACGGTATATGGGAAAGCAGCCGTATGATAATATCGGAGCATCGCGAACGCATACTCGACCATTACCGCGAACTAGCGGAAAAAGAGAAACCGATACTCTACGAAGATGAGCGCGAAGTCATCTACGCAAGAATATCGGAATCATACGAACATAAAATCTCGATTACGCTCGTTCTATTTGACCGTTACGAAGACACGCGCGTCATCGGCGTAATTGAGCGCATTGACGCTATCAACAAACGCGTGCGAGTAGACGGCGAGTGGTTTTTCGTAAACGAGGTTATCGCGGCCGAGTAG
- a CDS encoding 3D domain-containing protein — protein sequence MAAKKSEWRTYLATAYTARCTGCTGVTKSGIDVRHTQFDENGRRIVAVDPRVIPLGTALEIRLADGTVIEAVAEDIGGSIKGARIDVLHATKKQADKFGKQDVEVRVSGS from the coding sequence GTGGCCGCTAAGAAATCGGAATGGCGAACGTACCTAGCGACGGCATACACGGCGCGCTGCACCGGATGCACGGGCGTAACCAAGTCCGGAATTGACGTAAGACACACGCAATTCGACGAAAATGGACGCCGCATAGTCGCAGTTGATCCGCGTGTCATTCCGCTTGGTACAGCGCTGGAAATACGGCTAGCGGACGGTACGGTTATTGAAGCGGTTGCGGAGGATATTGGCGGCAGCATCAAGGGCGCGCGTATTGACGTGCTGCACGCAACGAAGAAGCAGGCGGACAAGTTCGGGAAGCAGGACGTAGAGGTACGTGTTAGTGGCTCGTAA
- a CDS encoding DNA polymerase, producing MERLRTECQRQMAEWRDRFRILGVDTMTAGDFEGTGVDTYIDLSIGFSVWLPLLDEGYYLPYGHVDMRGVPGFEFLTDDSAFKASDSQLTRSVVIAAISPYLSRSNHGKTFHMGSARYDLHVAIKDGYEVRGCVWDTLDAMNLMNEHEAAYGLKPLIAKYGPLFGVNGPIYTFEDMFGNRSPAPFNVELVGIYAIKDVLYGWRMFEWQYAQMALAASADGRGKLLECYALIDSKLPETDVFMARCGFEIDTEGLARLAADFKPKLEAARAAVFESYGIDADFVRKMDRVINAKKIADWIVAQTKRIAKHAETQAKWRAQAAEDEAAGKTHLKRYKDAVERIRALEAEALSPADEEHAPLYTDEFSITNGNHLAYLIYDYLGVRDRTGQFKRGKVRSTAADVLDAYYEEEEALKPLATVAAYEKLLNTYVEKIPAAVEGDGRLHSDWKAGGTSTGRYSSSGYRGRPVDILSEFETEE from the coding sequence GTGGAGCGGTTGCGCACCGAATGTCAGCGGCAAATGGCAGAATGGCGCGACCGCTTCCGGATTCTCGGCGTCGATACGATGACGGCGGGCGACTTTGAGGGAACCGGCGTTGATACGTATATCGACTTATCGATCGGCTTCAGCGTGTGGCTTCCGTTACTGGACGAAGGCTACTATCTTCCGTACGGACACGTCGACATGCGCGGTGTTCCAGGCTTCGAGTTCCTGACGGACGACAGCGCATTTAAGGCGTCAGATTCGCAGCTCACGCGTTCAGTGGTTATCGCGGCCATATCGCCGTATTTATCGCGGAGCAACCACGGTAAAACGTTTCATATGGGATCGGCGCGTTACGACTTACACGTCGCGATTAAGGACGGCTACGAAGTGAGAGGCTGCGTTTGGGACACACTCGACGCGATGAACTTAATGAACGAGCATGAGGCAGCGTACGGTTTGAAACCGTTAATCGCGAAGTACGGACCGCTATTCGGCGTTAATGGTCCGATATATACGTTCGAGGATATGTTCGGCAACCGAAGTCCGGCGCCATTTAACGTAGAACTCGTCGGCATATACGCGATTAAGGACGTACTCTACGGCTGGCGCATGTTTGAGTGGCAATACGCACAAATGGCGCTAGCGGCCAGCGCAGACGGACGCGGCAAACTCCTCGAATGCTACGCGTTAATTGACTCGAAGCTGCCGGAGACTGACGTATTCATGGCGCGCTGCGGCTTCGAGATCGATACGGAGGGATTGGCGCGTTTGGCAGCCGACTTTAAACCGAAGCTAGAGGCGGCGCGGGCGGCCGTGTTCGAGTCGTACGGAATTGACGCAGATTTCGTCCGTAAGATGGATCGCGTCATCAATGCGAAGAAAATTGCGGATTGGATAGTGGCGCAAACGAAGCGCATCGCGAAGCACGCCGAAACACAGGCGAAATGGCGCGCACAGGCTGCGGAAGATGAAGCGGCAGGAAAGACGCACCTTAAACGCTATAAGGACGCAGTCGAACGTATAAGGGCGCTAGAGGCGGAAGCATTATCGCCAGCCGACGAAGAACATGCGCCGTTATATACGGATGAGTTTTCGATTACGAACGGAAATCATCTCGCGTATCTCATTTACGACTACCTCGGCGTACGTGACCGGACAGGCCAGTTTAAACGCGGTAAGGTGCGTTCTACGGCGGCTGATGTTTTGGACGCGTATTACGAAGAGGAAGAAGCGCTGAAGCCGTTGGCGACCGTTGCTGCGTACGAGAAGTTGCTTAATACGTACGTCGAAAAGATACCGGCTGCGGTCGAAGGTGACGGGCGGTTGCATAGCGACTGGAAGGCTGGTGGCACGTCTACGGGACGCTACAGTTCAAGTGGTTATAGAGGACGGCCGGTCGATATATTAAGCGAATTTGAAACGGAGGAATAG
- a CDS encoding sigma factor-like helix-turn-helix DNA-binding protein gives MGGTNVDLTQDTRKYQQKYALNSAEGVKALLRDRHRIAARRFKGDTAASDIIIDLHSAIESSGMTDRQAEAIALVYGLDVTQAEAARVMGIAQKNVSEHLDGAAEAISAVYTRWNYEEITVEIEPVDEGADAE, from the coding sequence GTGGGCGGAACAAACGTAGATTTAACGCAAGATACACGCAAATATCAGCAGAAATACGCGCTTAACTCGGCGGAGGGCGTTAAGGCGCTACTTCGTGACCGGCACCGGATAGCAGCGCGCCGATTCAAGGGAGACACGGCTGCGTCCGACATTATTATCGACCTACACAGCGCGATCGAAAGCAGCGGCATGACGGATCGGCAAGCGGAAGCAATTGCGTTGGTTTACGGGCTGGACGTGACACAAGCAGAGGCAGCGCGCGTTATGGGAATCGCGCAAAAGAACGTTAGCGAACACTTAGATGGCGCGGCAGAAGCGATTAGCGCTGTATACACGCGGTGGAATTACGAAGAGATTACGGTAGAAATCGAACCAGTTGACGAAGGAGCTGACGCAGAATAG
- a CDS encoding crossover junction endodeoxyribonuclease RuvC has product MYAGSVATSTDDNDAVRASIVESFVAHNVYRFRPFDRILREDFTSGRNKRATQTIFSAWAAADKALHTYGYAAEDGKPALSPTSVKKLVTGNGKAEKDVVAAHVRRLLRLAAEYPFAKGYDDSDAAAVILAYLLREGLIDVG; this is encoded by the coding sequence ATTTACGCAGGCTCGGTCGCTACCTCGACGGATGATAACGATGCGGTTCGCGCTTCAATAGTAGAGTCATTCGTAGCGCACAACGTTTACAGATTCCGACCATTCGACCGTATCTTGCGCGAGGACTTTACGTCTGGACGCAATAAGCGCGCAACGCAGACGATATTTAGCGCATGGGCAGCGGCGGACAAAGCGCTCCATACGTACGGATATGCCGCTGAAGACGGCAAGCCTGCGTTGAGTCCGACGTCGGTTAAGAAGCTCGTAACCGGCAATGGAAAGGCGGAAAAGGACGTAGTAGCTGCGCACGTCCGGCGGCTGCTCCGGCTGGCTGCGGAATATCCGTTCGCGAAAGGATACGACGATTCTGACGCGGCCGCCGTGATACTGGCGTACTTACTACGAGAGGGGCTGATCGACGTTGGGTAA
- the nrdE gene encoding class 1b ribonucleoside-diphosphate reductase subunit alpha, with protein sequence MQRGADGYYQLEKDTEAVAVFMEEVSANTKKFDETTERLQWLIDNDYYEDVIEMYGDAEAAEIVHLCESYDFRFASYMAASKFYKDYALKTDDKAQYLESYAEHVAIVALYLGQGDYERAERLARAMMEQRLQPATPTFMNAGRARRGEMVSCFLLEMDDSLNSINYVLGTCMQLSKIGGGVAVNLSKLRGRGEPIKGVDGAAKGVMPVLKLMEDAFSYADQMGQRKGSGAGYYNIFGWDVVEFLDCKKINADEKARIKTLSIGLIIPAKFYELAAGGEDLYVFGGHSVYKAYGTHLDDMDMTEMYDVLLANPAVKKRTQMSARDMMTLIASTQLQSGYPYICNVDNANKDHALAAVGSVKMSNLCTEIFNLQETSSIADIGEEGTVYRRDISCNLASLNIVNVMESGKLRESVHEGTEALTVVSDLSRIPNAPGVRKANEELHSVGLGAMNLNGYLAKNKIPYESEEARDFARTFFAAMNFYSLEASMLIAKERGETFKDFDKSTYADGTYFERYLTESFAPRTERVRELFAGFKLLTPADWYQLRLDVAHFGLYHAYRLAIAPTQSISYIQNATSSVMPIVEHIETRTYANSTTYYPMPFLSAETQWFYKSAYNIDQFKLIDLIAEIQPHCDQGISTIIHVNSDVNTRTLGRIYAYANHRGLKSLYYTRTKRLSVEECTSCAV encoded by the coding sequence ATGCAACGCGGAGCTGACGGTTATTACCAACTGGAAAAAGACACGGAGGCTGTCGCGGTATTTATGGAGGAGGTTTCCGCTAACACGAAGAAATTCGATGAGACTACCGAGCGCTTACAGTGGCTAATCGATAACGATTATTACGAAGACGTAATCGAAATGTACGGCGATGCGGAAGCGGCTGAAATCGTCCACCTATGCGAATCCTACGACTTCCGCTTCGCTTCGTATATGGCCGCGTCCAAGTTTTACAAGGATTACGCGCTGAAGACGGACGACAAGGCGCAGTATCTCGAATCTTACGCGGAGCATGTCGCCATTGTCGCGTTATATCTCGGTCAAGGCGATTACGAACGCGCTGAACGGCTGGCTCGCGCAATGATGGAGCAGCGGCTGCAACCGGCCACGCCGACGTTTATGAACGCGGGGAGAGCGAGGCGCGGCGAAATGGTATCGTGCTTCTTACTCGAAATGGACGATTCGTTAAACTCGATCAACTACGTACTCGGAACGTGTATGCAACTATCGAAAATCGGCGGAGGAGTCGCGGTGAATCTATCGAAGCTGCGCGGTCGCGGTGAACCGATTAAGGGCGTAGATGGCGCGGCTAAAGGCGTTATGCCGGTGCTGAAGCTGATGGAGGACGCCTTCTCCTATGCGGATCAAATGGGACAAAGAAAAGGGAGCGGCGCGGGCTACTACAACATATTCGGATGGGATGTCGTAGAGTTTCTCGATTGCAAAAAAATTAACGCGGACGAAAAAGCGCGCATCAAAACGCTATCAATCGGCCTTATTATTCCCGCGAAATTTTACGAGCTGGCGGCGGGCGGCGAGGATTTGTACGTATTTGGCGGCCACTCCGTTTATAAGGCGTACGGCACGCATCTCGACGATATGGACATGACGGAGATGTACGACGTTCTTCTCGCGAATCCAGCCGTCAAGAAGCGTACGCAAATGAGTGCGCGCGATATGATGACGCTAATTGCATCTACGCAGCTTCAGTCCGGTTACCCGTATATATGCAACGTTGATAACGCGAATAAAGACCATGCGCTGGCTGCGGTTGGCTCCGTAAAAATGTCAAATCTTTGTACGGAAATTTTTAACTTGCAAGAAACGTCCTCAATCGCAGACATCGGCGAAGAAGGAACGGTTTATCGCCGCGACATCTCGTGTAATCTGGCGTCGCTCAACATCGTCAACGTTATGGAATCGGGCAAACTCCGCGAATCCGTACACGAAGGAACCGAAGCGCTGACGGTCGTATCGGATTTATCGCGCATCCCTAACGCTCCAGGCGTACGCAAAGCGAATGAAGAGCTGCATTCCGTTGGTCTTGGCGCCATGAACCTGAACGGCTATCTCGCGAAGAATAAGATTCCGTATGAGTCGGAAGAGGCGCGCGATTTCGCCCGTACGTTCTTTGCCGCGATGAACTTCTACTCGTTGGAAGCTTCGATGCTTATTGCGAAGGAACGCGGCGAGACGTTCAAGGATTTCGATAAGTCGACGTATGCGGACGGCACTTACTTCGAGCGATATCTAACGGAGAGTTTCGCGCCGAGAACGGAGCGCGTGCGTGAGCTTTTCGCGGGATTCAAGTTGCTTACGCCTGCGGACTGGTACCAATTGCGCCTTGACGTAGCCCATTTCGGACTTTACCATGCGTACAGGCTCGCGATTGCGCCGACGCAGTCTATATCGTATATCCAGAACGCTACCAGCTCCGTTATGCCGATCGTGGAGCATATCGAGACGCGGACGTATGCGAACTCGACGACGTATTACCCAATGCCTTTCCTAAGCGCTGAAACGCAATGGTTCTATAAATCCGCGTACAATATCGATCAATTTAAGCTCATCGATTTAATTGCGGAGATTCAGCCGCACTGTGACCAAGGCATATCGACGATTATCCACGTAAACAGCGACGTTAATACGCGAACGCTCGGGCGGATTTACGCTTACGCGAATCATCGCGGGCTTAAGTCGCTTTATTATACACGGACGAAGCGTCTATCCGTCGAGGAGTGTACTTCATGCGCAGTCTAA
- a CDS encoding adenylate kinase, whose product MAVSNALPNIALTGGLRAGKDAVAAYLTQKYGYTRFAFGDGIREVTRRLYPEMYANGEKPRALLQGFGQMAREFDQNVWINDMYRRIEVAQIDCDNDNGNYSYPFRAVISDLRQPNEYARCRAEGYAIIRVNAPDSLRIQRAVDSADTFQLSDMTHDTESHANGFAVDYEVENGGTLADLYAKIDEIMAEINGSNA is encoded by the coding sequence ATGGCGGTTTCTAACGCGCTACCTAATATCGCGCTCACTGGCGGACTCCGCGCGGGCAAGGATGCCGTTGCCGCCTACCTCACACAAAAATACGGTTACACGCGGTTCGCGTTTGGCGACGGCATCCGCGAAGTAACACGCCGCTTGTATCCGGAAATGTACGCTAACGGCGAAAAGCCCCGCGCTTTATTGCAGGGCTTCGGTCAAATGGCGCGCGAGTTCGATCAAAACGTATGGATTAACGATATGTACCGGAGGATTGAGGTCGCGCAAATAGACTGCGATAACGATAACGGAAACTACTCGTATCCATTCCGCGCCGTAATCTCCGACCTACGCCAGCCTAACGAATACGCCCGCTGTCGCGCCGAAGGTTACGCAATCATCCGTGTAAATGCTCCGGATAGCTTACGCATTCAACGCGCAGTAGACAGCGCCGATACGTTCCAACTTTCGGATATGACGCATGATACGGAAAGTCACGCTAATGGCTTTGCGGTAGATTACGAGGTGGAGAACGGCGGCACATTGGCGGACTTATACGCGAAGATTGACGAGATTATGGCGGAGATTAACGGAAGTAACGCGTAA
- the thyX gene encoding FAD-dependent thymidylate synthase gives MGSDLTVVNAARVSYAKESTELTDRDRRLIAFLAREGHTSPFRHAILQYEVYAPLMVARQWWKYVIGSAHYEGTGDSLDAWNESSRRYITEEPVFYIPQADEWRSAPDNSKQGSGGSVAFEIGQEAMERLIGLVDRGVRNYEWALSVGICPEQARLFLPAYGMYVRWYWTASVQSVAHFLSQRLAHDAQAEIQAYAKAILTFVEAKFPVAINELLTKGDDLV, from the coding sequence ATGGGATCGGACTTGACGGTCGTAAACGCAGCTCGCGTTTCTTACGCGAAAGAATCGACCGAACTTACGGACCGCGACCGCCGGTTAATCGCGTTTCTAGCGCGCGAAGGCCATACGTCACCTTTCCGCCACGCAATCTTGCAATACGAAGTGTATGCGCCGTTGATGGTCGCGCGCCAGTGGTGGAAGTACGTTATAGGTTCCGCGCATTACGAAGGTACTGGCGATAGCTTGGACGCGTGGAACGAAAGTAGCCGTCGCTACATTACGGAGGAGCCGGTATTTTATATACCGCAGGCGGACGAGTGGCGCAGCGCTCCGGACAATTCGAAACAAGGCAGCGGCGGCAGTGTCGCGTTTGAAATCGGGCAAGAGGCGATGGAACGGTTAATAGGCCTCGTCGATCGCGGAGTACGGAATTACGAATGGGCGTTGTCGGTCGGTATTTGTCCGGAGCAGGCGCGCCTATTCCTTCCAGCTTACGGAATGTACGTCCGTTGGTATTGGACGGCTTCAGTCCAGTCGGTCGCGCATTTCCTATCGCAACGGCTCGCACATGACGCACAGGCGGAGATTCAAGCGTACGCGAAGGCGATCTTAACGTTTGTTGAAGCGAAGTTTCCCGTCGCAATCAACGAGTTATTAACGAAAGGGGACGATTTAGTATGA
- a CDS encoding deoxyuridine 5'-triphosphate nucleotidohydrolase codes for MNVKIRLLTPAAKVPTYATDGAAAFDLYAAEDVIIAPGETAKVPLGLAIEIPTGYEMQIRPRSGITLNTKLRVANSPATIDSDYRGEVAVLLDNLEPRSTSASRVVLSLNGGYAIWDIGERCQIGTYLIRAGDRIAQGVIAPVTRVSFAETDEELTQTERGNGGFGHTGTGTEAEK; via the coding sequence ATGAACGTTAAAATCCGCTTACTCACGCCAGCCGCGAAAGTCCCGACGTACGCAACCGACGGAGCCGCAGCGTTCGACCTGTACGCAGCCGAGGACGTAATCATCGCGCCAGGCGAGACGGCTAAAGTTCCGCTGGGCCTAGCGATCGAGATTCCGACTGGCTACGAAATGCAGATTCGGCCGCGCTCCGGTATTACGCTTAACACGAAGCTGCGCGTAGCTAATTCGCCTGCGACTATCGATTCGGATTATCGCGGGGAAGTAGCGGTGTTGCTTGATAACTTAGAACCGCGCTCGACTAGCGCTAGCCGCGTCGTTCTTTCGCTGAACGGTGGCTACGCAATATGGGACATCGGAGAACGATGTCAGATCGGAACATACCTCATCCGCGCTGGTGACCGCATCGCGCAAGGAGTTATCGCGCCAGTTACTCGCGTTTCATTCGCGGAAACAGACGAAGAATTAACGCAAACGGAACGCGGTAATGGCGGTTTTGGACATACCGGAACAGGAACGGAGGCGGAGAAGTGA
- a CDS encoding DNA polymerase, with translation MSLVVTDANYHEIVRKLIADEQKIPKGTNCQNLPSKGAGTLVRNCFVPRAGSTFVGADLGAIEPRIQAHIMYTRYGDNSMRQIFLEGGKLYEAMAMKTFGFPLENCVDGAYDPTGTFQPRKMMKTGQLAVSYDQSQKSFAKKMNVSEEVAEFFFRNFDETFPSFRLMVADIRNFMRKNGYVETLFHRKRRFPDYASVAAAQQRNEQRLIRLYTERKQLNAKSPQSPRDAQRLLAVQDEIDVLAEKRGLIGYWERAAFNAVIQGTGADILKMNGNRNARVCKERGWEFNASIHDEIKNSVPNADLTPDTIALIDDIMTQTVELSVPLVTDIVIEPRWMQEYAPSEWDFAACRPKAEYANKYE, from the coding sequence GTGAGCCTTGTAGTAACTGACGCCAATTACCACGAAATCGTCCGTAAGCTCATCGCAGACGAGCAGAAAATACCGAAGGGAACCAACTGTCAAAATTTACCGTCGAAAGGCGCAGGCACGCTCGTCCGTAACTGCTTCGTCCCACGCGCTGGCTCTACGTTCGTCGGCGCTGACTTAGGCGCGATCGAACCGAGGATACAGGCGCATATCATGTATACGCGTTATGGCGATAATTCCATGCGTCAGATATTTCTAGAAGGAGGTAAGCTCTACGAAGCAATGGCGATGAAGACGTTCGGTTTCCCGCTGGAAAACTGCGTAGACGGCGCGTACGATCCGACCGGCACATTTCAGCCTCGTAAGATGATGAAAACCGGTCAACTAGCGGTATCGTATGACCAATCGCAGAAATCCTTCGCGAAAAAAATGAACGTAAGTGAAGAGGTAGCGGAGTTCTTCTTCCGTAACTTCGACGAAACGTTCCCGTCATTCCGCTTAATGGTAGCCGACATACGTAACTTCATGCGCAAGAACGGCTACGTTGAGACGCTATTCCATCGTAAGCGCCGCTTTCCGGATTACGCTTCGGTAGCGGCCGCCCAACAACGGAATGAACAGCGTTTAATCCGTCTATACACCGAACGCAAGCAGCTCAACGCAAAGTCGCCGCAATCACCGCGCGATGCTCAACGGTTACTCGCGGTACAGGATGAAATCGACGTACTTGCGGAGAAGCGCGGCCTTATCGGCTATTGGGAGCGGGCGGCCTTTAACGCGGTCATTCAAGGAACCGGCGCGGATATCCTGAAGATGAATGGTAATCGGAACGCGCGGGTATGTAAGGAACGCGGGTGGGAGTTTAACGCATCCATCCACGACGAAATTAAGAACAGCGTACCGAACGCGGACTTGACTCCGGATACGATTGCGCTAATTGACGACATCATGACGCAGACGGTCGAGCTGAGTGTTCCGCTTGTGACCGACATCGTCATCGAACCACGCTGGATGCAGGAGTACGCGCCATCCGAATGGGACTTCGCAGCCTGTCGTCCGAAAGCGGAGTATGCGAATAAATACGAATAA
- the nrdI gene encoding class Ib ribonucleoside-diphosphate reductase assembly flavoprotein NrdI: protein MLIVYYSLTGNVVRFVAKTKRRALQLPLDERINEPYVIVTPTTGFGCVPAQVERFLGENSALLRGVAASGNVNWGANYGKAADIIAAKYHVPIIGRFELAGTDEDVRKFNEGVDALSRSHISN, encoded by the coding sequence ATGCTAATCGTCTACTATTCGCTGACCGGAAACGTGGTACGTTTCGTTGCCAAAACGAAGCGGCGCGCGCTTCAGCTTCCGTTAGACGAACGCATTAACGAGCCGTACGTAATCGTAACACCGACAACCGGCTTCGGCTGCGTACCGGCGCAAGTTGAGCGATTCTTGGGCGAAAATAGCGCGCTTCTTCGCGGAGTTGCTGCGTCCGGCAACGTCAACTGGGGCGCGAATTACGGTAAAGCAGCCGACATCATAGCCGCGAAATATCACGTTCCGATTATCGGCCGCTTCGAACTGGCAGGGACGGACGAAGACGTACGCAAATTTAACGAAGGAGTTGACGCTTTATCACGAAGTCACATATCGAACTAA
- the nrdF gene encoding class 1b ribonucleoside-diphosphate reductase subunit beta: MNAVNWNKPEDYVNVFWQQNLAQFWTDEEFPVSDDIGDWQALTEPERRAYKRVLAGLTGLDTQQGGEGMPLIAIHTEDLRKRAVLTFMAMMEQIHAKSYSTIFTTLTTAEDTRYLLEDWAPNQRNLVYKAQRIGDYYRKLLRPNASLYDVYMACVASVFLESYLFYSGFYYPLYLTGRGLMTASGEIIRKILIDESIHGVFVGFIAQELRELLTEAERERAAEETDILLADLHANEAEYTREIYGEIGLVDDVLRFVEYNANKALMNLGLDAAFSPAPFSAIVENGLSTSTQHHDFFSKKGDGYVIALNSDPMTDEDFVFSS; this comes from the coding sequence ATGAACGCAGTTAACTGGAATAAGCCGGAGGATTACGTAAACGTCTTCTGGCAGCAGAACTTAGCGCAATTCTGGACGGACGAAGAGTTCCCCGTTTCGGACGATATCGGCGACTGGCAGGCGTTGACCGAACCGGAGCGCCGCGCCTATAAACGCGTACTCGCGGGCTTAACCGGATTGGACACGCAGCAAGGCGGTGAGGGCATGCCGCTTATCGCAATACATACGGAGGACTTGCGTAAACGCGCGGTCCTTACGTTTATGGCGATGATGGAGCAGATTCACGCGAAGTCGTATTCGACGATATTCACGACGCTCACGACTGCGGAAGATACGCGGTATTTGCTCGAAGATTGGGCGCCGAATCAGCGCAACCTCGTATATAAGGCGCAGCGGATCGGCGACTATTACCGTAAGCTTCTGCGTCCGAATGCGTCACTGTATGACGTATACATGGCGTGCGTAGCGTCCGTCTTCCTCGAATCGTACCTGTTTTACTCCGGATTTTACTATCCGCTGTACTTGACGGGGCGCGGCCTCATGACGGCGAGCGGCGAAATCATCCGTAAAATCCTCATCGACGAGAGTATTCACGGTGTATTTGTCGGCTTCATCGCGCAGGAGCTGCGTGAGCTACTTACGGAAGCTGAACGCGAACGGGCCGCCGAAGAAACGGATATCTTACTCGCGGATTTACACGCGAATGAGGCGGAGTATACGCGCGAAATTTACGGTGAGATCGGACTAGTTGACGATGTGCTGCGGTTTGTCGAGTATAACGCTAATAAAGCGCTGATGAATCTCGGCCTTGACGCGGCATTTTCGCCAGCTCCGTTCAGTGCGATCGTCGAGAACGGCTTATCGACCAGTACGCAGCATCACGATTTCTTTTCGAAAAAGGGCGACGGTTATGTAATTGCGCTTAATTCCGATCCGATGACGGATGAGGATTTCGTATTTTCTTCGTAA
- a CDS encoding N-6 DNA methylase, translating into MAIIAKPDAEITEDDREFLRQNYTSAGGLLPNAYSGGAFFTPTHVARFIVEALRGLCGGTFPEGSRWLEPSCGSGVFLEHIPAAANTTALELDETSARVSSLLYPSVSVIQGDALTHGLRNYYDFVIGNPPYGVSIDVDAGDLPDDFVTLRAAKGRAKGKSELAFIELAVKAAKPGGYIAFVLPHGINYANYAEKLRDLLYRTCWHVATIGLPGETFAHVGTTIETQILIVRKAPPGTPLIPAVTTRWGSNFKRGGYEDITQFDAKFLAGQPPAYFAKITDIGYDKHGKSTDKWGGGLTQLDELLADFIDGNLTRENLYPHIPSWHSVKDVSAFMFSHGNGGCDGQRDASATYSDGPYRWNELTLGAGVEIEWRGEMVSTFDFGWQDRVVAEC; encoded by the coding sequence ATGGCTATTATTGCGAAGCCTGATGCGGAGATTACCGAGGATGACCGCGAGTTTTTACGCCAGAACTACACGTCAGCGGGCGGCCTTCTTCCGAATGCGTATAGTGGCGGCGCGTTCTTCACTCCGACGCACGTAGCGCGCTTCATAGTCGAGGCGTTACGTGGTCTATGTGGCGGGACGTTTCCGGAAGGATCGCGTTGGCTTGAACCGTCATGCGGTAGCGGCGTATTCCTCGAACACATACCGGCCGCCGCGAATACAACCGCGCTAGAGTTAGACGAAACATCGGCGCGTGTATCATCGCTGCTTTATCCGTCAGTTAGCGTAATTCAAGGCGATGCACTCACGCACGGCCTACGCAATTATTACGACTTCGTTATCGGAAATCCTCCGTATGGCGTTTCAATTGACGTCGATGCGGGAGATTTACCGGACGATTTCGTAACGTTGAGGGCGGCGAAAGGACGAGCGAAAGGGAAGTCGGAGTTGGCGTTTATTGAACTCGCGGTCAAAGCGGCAAAGCCTGGCGGTTACATCGCGTTTGTATTACCGCACGGAATCAATTACGCCAACTACGCGGAAAAGCTGCGCGACCTATTGTATAGAACGTGCTGGCACGTAGCGACAATCGGACTGCCTGGCGAGACGTTCGCACACGTTGGGACGACGATCGAGACGCAAATACTTATTGTTCGCAAAGCGCCGCCCGGTACTCCGCTTATTCCTGCCGTGACTACGCGTTGGGGATCGAATTTCAAACGAGGAGGATACGAAGATATAACGCAATTTGACGCTAAGTTCCTCGCAGGCCAGCCGCCAGCTTACTTCGCAAAAATAACGGACATCGGCTACGACAAACACGGCAAGTCAACGGATAAGTGGGGCGGCGGCTTAACGCAGCTCGACGAATTACTGGCGGATTTTATAGACGGTAACCTGACGCGTGAGAACTTGTATCCGCATATACCTTCGTGGCATAGCGTCAAGGATGTATCCGCGTTCATGTTCTCGCACGGTAACGGGGGCTGCGACGGTCAAAGAGACGCGAGCGCGACGTACAGCGACGGGCCTTACCGCTGGAATGAATTAACGCTCGGAGCTGGTGTCGAAATAGAATGGCGCGGCGAGATGGTAAGTACGTTTGATTTCGGCTGGCAAGATCGCGTAGTAGCGGAATGCTAA